The following coding sequences are from one Stigmatopora nigra isolate UIUO_SnigA chromosome 10, RoL_Snig_1.1, whole genome shotgun sequence window:
- the tada3l gene encoding transcriptional adapter 3, with protein MSELKDCPPLKYYDFKPVEHVKVCPRYTAVLGRSEDDGIGIEELDTLQLELETLLSSANRRLRALEEQRQILTDWQDKKGDKRFLKMGKDPDPTAPSRHKPKKQKLDGKSSHVQGPGPGRPKSKNLQPKVQEYEFTDDPQDVPRTPKNDVPNRFWASVEPYCADITNEEIRLLEELLKPPDDEAEYFKIPALGKHYSQRWAQEDLLEEQREGARPNDKKKSLLGGPLSELDAKDVDSLLKKSEPQHESPEDGCPFGPLTQRLLQALVEENIISPMEDSPIPDISGKDSNDGAGTSPRSQGKLFSAPHTRSLEVRIKEELIAQGLLESEEIPGPGGECEDEVLVELQKRQAELKALIAHNKTRKQELLRLAKEEMRKQELRQKVRVSDNEVMEGFRRIMAARQKKRTPTKKEKDMAWKALKDRESILKLLDG; from the exons ATGAGTGAGCTGAAGGACTGCCCTCCTTTAAAGTATTATGACTTCAAGCCTGTGGAGCACGTCAAGGTGTGTCCTCGCTACACTGCCGTCTTAGGACGCTCAGAGGACGATGGGATTGGCATCGAGGAGCTGGACACCTTGCAGTTGGAGTTGGAGACTCTCCTGTCTTCAGCGAACCGCCGCCTTAGAGCCCTGGAGGAGCAGAGACAG ATCCTCACCGACTGGCAAGACAAGAAGGGAGACAAGCGCTTTCTGAAGATGGGAAAAGACCCTGATCCAACCGCGCCATCCCGCCATAAGCCAAAAAAGCAGAAATTAGATGGCAAAAGTAGTCACGTGCAAGGCCCGGGTCCAGGGAGACCTAAATCTAAAAACCTGCAACCCAAAGTGCAAGAATATGAATTCACGGACGATCCTCAAGACGTTCCTCGCACCCCTAAGAATGATGTTCCCAACAG ATTCTGGGCTTCTGTTGAGCCGTACTGCGCCGATATTACAAATGAAGAGATTCGCTTGCTTGAGGAACTTCTAAAACCGCCAGATGATGAAGCGGAGTACTTTAAA ATTCCAGCATTAGGAAAACACTACTCACAGCGGTGGGCTCAAGAGGATCTACTGGAGGAGCAAAGAGAAGGAGCCAGACCCAACGACAAGAAGAAAAGTCTTCTGGGTGGTCCTTTGTCTGAGCTCGACGCAAAAG ATGTGGACTCGTTGCTGAAAAAGTCAGAGCCCCAGCACGAGTCTCCAGAAGACGGCTGCCCGTTCGGCCCGCTAACTCAACGTCTGCTCCAAGCTCTTGTGGAG GAGAACATTATATCCCCAATGGAAGATTCCCCCATACCAGACATTTCAGGGAAGGATTCTAACGACGGTGCTGGAACTTCTCCTCGAAgccaaggaaaattgtttag CGCTCCTCACACACGCTCCCTGGAGGTTCGGATCAAGGAGGAGCTGATCGCCCAGGGGCTGCTGGAGTCCGAGGAGATACCCGGCCCAGGTGGTGAATGTGAGGATGAAGTTTTGGTGGAGCTCCAAAAGAGACAGGCGGAGCTTAAAGCCTTGATCGCTCACAACAAAACGCGCAAGCAGGAGCTTCTCAG GTTGGCAAAAGAGGAAATGCGCAAGCAGGAATTGAGACAGAAAGTCAGAGTGTCTGACAATGAGGTGATGGAGGGATTTCGTCGAATCATGGCAGCCAGGCAGAAGAAGCGCACTCCAACCAAGAAGGAGAAGGACATGGCATGGAAAGCTTTGAAGGACCGGGAAAGCATCCTCAAGTTGCTGGATGgctaa
- the LOC144202819 gene encoding actin-related protein 2/3 complex subunit 4-like, with the protein MTATLRPYLNAVRATLQAAVCLENFSSQVVERHNKPEVEVRSSKELLLQPVVISRNDKEKVLIEGSINSVRVSIAVKQADEIEKILCHKFMRFMMMRAENFFILRRKPVEGYDISFLITNFHTEQMYKHKLVDFVIHFMEEIDKEISEMKLSVNARARIVAEEFLKNF; encoded by the exons ATG ACAGCGACTCTGCGTCCCTACTTAAACGCTGTGAGGGCCACCCTGCAGGCGGCTGTGTGTTTGGAGAACTTCTCCTCTCAGGTGGTGGAACGTCACAACAAGCCCGAGGTGGAAGTCAG GAGCAGTAAAGAACTCCTGCTTCAGCCTGTTGTGATCAGCCGCAATGACAAGGAGAAGGTTCTCATTGAGGGATCCATCAACTCTGTCAGAGTCAGCATTGCAGTCAAGCAA GCTGATGAGATCGAAAAGATCCTTTGCCACAAGTTCATGCGCTTTATGATGATGAGGGCAGAGAACTTCTTCATTTTGAGAAGGAAACCAGTCGAG GGTTATGATATTAGTTTCTTGATCACCAATTTCCATACGGAGCAGATGTACAAACACAAGCTGGTGGACTTTGTCATCCATTTCATGGAGGAAATCGATAAGGAAATTAGCGAGATGAAACTGTCCGTTAATGCCAGAGCTCGTATCGTCGCTGAAGAGTTTCTCAAAAAT TTCTGA